The Pantoea phytobeneficialis genome has a segment encoding these proteins:
- the yrfG gene encoding GMP/IMP nucleotidase yields the protein MQVTLNWTGIDTVLLDMDGTLLDLAFDRHFWLEHVPETLSRQRAITLTEAHQLIREKYHAVAHTLNWYCLDYWSQELALDIRAMTFAQRDRAALREDTLPFLQALRAAGKRTILLTNAHPYNLDVKLAQTGLAAHLDLLLSTHTFGYPKEDQRLWQAVQQQTGFNNARTLFIDDSEPILDAATRWGIGWCLGVSNPDSGQPDQSFSRHPAVRDYRELLETLR from the coding sequence ATGCAAGTTACGCTTAACTGGACCGGTATCGATACCGTGCTGCTGGATATGGACGGCACCTTGCTCGATCTCGCTTTTGATCGCCACTTCTGGCTGGAACATGTCCCGGAAACCCTGAGCCGCCAGCGCGCCATCACGCTGACCGAAGCGCATCAACTGATTCGGGAAAAATATCACGCCGTTGCGCATACGCTAAACTGGTACTGTCTGGATTATTGGTCGCAGGAACTGGCATTGGATATCCGCGCCATGACCTTCGCACAGCGCGATCGCGCCGCTTTGCGCGAGGATACGCTGCCGTTTTTGCAGGCTCTGCGTGCGGCAGGAAAACGTACCATCCTGCTGACCAATGCCCATCCTTACAATCTGGACGTCAAACTGGCGCAGACCGGATTGGCTGCCCACCTTGATTTATTACTTTCTACCCATACCTTTGGGTATCCGAAAGAGGACCAGCGTCTCTGGCAAGCGGTACAGCAGCAAACCGGCTTCAATAATGCGCGCACGCTGTTTATTGACGACAGCGAACCGATTCTGGATGCCGCAACGCGTTGGGGCATCGGTTGGTGTTTAGGCGTCAGCAATCCGGACTCAGGCCAGCCGGATCAATCTTTCAGCCGTCATCCGGCAGTGCGAGATTATCGGGAGCTACTGGAGACGCTGCGTTAA
- the hslO gene encoding Hsp33 family molecular chaperone HslO has product MSVQDQLHRYLFENVAVRGELVNVSQTWRDIVENHDYAEPVKNLMGELLVATSLLTATLKFEGDITVQLQGDGPLSLAVINGNNRQELRGVARVKEEIAPGSSLKQMVGNGYLVITISPEKGERYQGVVGLEADTLAGCLEDYFMRSEQLPTRLFIRTNEKGAAGILLQVLPAQEPHLDDFNHLATLTETVKSEELIEMSATDVLWRLYHQEEATVFDPTTVSFKCTCSRERCGEVLKTLPIEEVDEILEEDGEIDMHCDYCGAHYVYDAVDIAAIRNTPTGSSDQLH; this is encoded by the coding sequence ATGTCTGTTCAAGATCAACTGCATCGTTATCTGTTTGAAAATGTGGCCGTGCGCGGCGAGCTGGTGAATGTCTCCCAAACCTGGCGCGACATCGTGGAAAACCACGACTACGCTGAGCCGGTGAAAAACCTGATGGGCGAACTGCTGGTGGCCACCAGCCTGCTGACCGCAACGCTGAAATTCGAGGGTGATATTACCGTGCAGTTGCAGGGCGATGGCCCATTGTCGCTGGCAGTGATCAACGGTAACAACCGTCAGGAGCTGCGCGGCGTGGCTCGCGTGAAGGAAGAGATCGCCCCTGGCAGCAGCCTGAAGCAGATGGTTGGCAATGGTTATCTGGTGATCACCATCTCCCCGGAGAAAGGTGAGCGTTATCAGGGCGTCGTCGGTCTGGAAGCCGATACGCTGGCCGGTTGCCTGGAAGATTACTTTATGCGTTCTGAGCAGTTGCCGACTCGCCTGTTTATTCGTACCAATGAAAAAGGTGCCGCCGGTATCCTGTTGCAGGTACTGCCTGCCCAGGAACCGCATCTCGACGACTTCAACCATCTGGCAACCCTGACCGAAACCGTGAAAAGTGAAGAGTTGATTGAGATGTCTGCGACTGACGTTCTGTGGCGTCTCTACCACCAGGAAGAAGCGACGGTGTTCGATCCGACCACGGTCAGTTTCAAATGCACCTGCTCACGCGAACGCTGCGGCGAAGTATTGAAAACGCTGCCAATTGAAGAGGTCGATGAGATCCTCGAAGAAGACGGTGAGATCGACATGCACTGCGACTATTGCGGCGCACATTACGTTTACGATGCGGTCGATATCGCAGCCATCCGCAATACGCCGACGGGCAGCAGCGATCAACTGCATTAA
- the pckA gene encoding phosphoenolpyruvate carboxykinase (ATP), with protein sequence MRVNGLTSHDLAALGINGTTEVVYNPDFDTLFQEETRPELEGFARGILTQSGAIAVDTGIFTGRSPKDKYIVRDDTTRDTLWWNDTGEGKNDNQPLSTETWQALKQCVTEQLSGKRLFVVDAFCGANPDTRLSVRFVMEVAWQAHFVKNMFIRPSDAELAQFTPDFVVMNAAQCTNPNWQAQGLHSENFVAFNLTERMQLIGGTWYGGEMKKGLFAIMNYLLPLKGIASMHCSANVGKSGDVAVFFGLSGTGKTTLSTDPDRQLIGDDEHGWDDDGVFNFEGGCYAKTINLSAQAEPEIYNAIRRDALLENVVVRGDGSVDYADASKTENTRVSYPIEHIENIVRPVSKAGHAKRVIFLTADAFGVLPPVSRLTPEQTQYHFLSGFTAKLAGTERGVTQPTPTFSACFGAAFLTLHPTQYAEVLVKRMEAAGAQAYLVNTGWNGSGKRISLKETRAIINAILAGELDDVETQTLPIFNLQIPTTLAQVSDEILDPRASWSSPNAWQEAAQDLAQRFINNFGKYTDNAAGATLVQAGPQLP encoded by the coding sequence ATGCGCGTTAACGGCCTGACATCGCACGATCTTGCCGCTTTGGGCATCAATGGCACTACGGAAGTGGTGTACAACCCTGATTTCGATACTCTGTTTCAGGAGGAAACGCGCCCCGAACTGGAAGGTTTTGCGCGGGGCATCCTGACGCAAAGCGGGGCTATCGCTGTCGATACCGGTATTTTCACCGGTCGATCCCCCAAAGATAAATACATCGTGCGTGATGACACCACGCGCGACACGTTGTGGTGGAACGACACCGGCGAAGGCAAGAATGACAACCAGCCACTCTCAACAGAAACCTGGCAGGCGCTGAAGCAGTGCGTAACTGAACAGTTATCGGGCAAGCGTCTGTTTGTGGTTGATGCATTCTGTGGTGCCAATCCGGATACGCGCCTCAGCGTGCGCTTCGTGATGGAAGTGGCGTGGCAGGCGCACTTTGTCAAAAACATGTTTATCCGCCCGAGCGACGCAGAGCTGGCACAGTTCACGCCCGACTTCGTGGTGATGAACGCCGCTCAATGCACTAACCCGAACTGGCAGGCTCAGGGGTTGCATTCAGAAAACTTTGTCGCCTTTAACCTGACCGAACGCATGCAGTTGATTGGCGGTACCTGGTACGGCGGTGAGATGAAGAAGGGCCTGTTTGCCATCATGAACTATCTGCTGCCGCTGAAAGGCATTGCCTCGATGCACTGCTCAGCCAACGTGGGCAAATCCGGCGATGTGGCGGTATTCTTCGGCCTTTCTGGCACAGGAAAAACCACGCTGTCGACCGATCCGGATCGTCAACTGATCGGTGATGATGAACACGGCTGGGATGATGACGGCGTCTTCAACTTTGAAGGGGGCTGCTACGCGAAAACCATCAACCTGTCGGCCCAGGCCGAGCCGGAGATCTACAACGCGATTCGCCGTGATGCGTTGCTGGAAAACGTGGTGGTACGCGGTGATGGCAGTGTCGATTATGCCGACGCCAGCAAAACCGAAAACACCCGCGTCTCCTATCCGATTGAGCATATTGAAAACATCGTGCGTCCGGTTTCCAAAGCGGGCCATGCGAAGCGGGTGATTTTCCTCACCGCCGATGCCTTCGGGGTGCTGCCGCCAGTCTCGCGTTTAACACCAGAACAGACGCAGTACCATTTCCTGTCAGGCTTTACCGCCAAACTGGCCGGTACGGAACGCGGCGTCACTCAGCCGACCCCCACCTTTTCTGCCTGTTTTGGTGCCGCATTTCTCACCCTGCATCCAACGCAGTACGCCGAGGTGCTGGTAAAACGTATGGAAGCAGCAGGCGCACAAGCGTATCTGGTGAATACGGGCTGGAACGGCAGTGGCAAACGTATTTCGCTGAAGGAGACGCGCGCCATCATCAATGCGATTCTGGCGGGTGAACTGGATGATGTGGAGACGCAGACGCTGCCGATCTTTAATCTGCAAATCCCCACCACCCTGGCCCAGGTGAGCGACGAGATTCTGGATCCTCGCGCCAGCTGGTCCAGCCCGAACGCATGGCAGGAAGCGGCACAGGATCTGGCACAGCGTTTTATCAACAACTTCGGAAAATACACAGACAACGCTGCCGGGGCCACGTTGGTGCAGGCGGGTCCACAACTGCCGTAA
- the hslR gene encoding ribosome-associated heat shock protein Hsp15, producing MKEKISEGVRLDKWLWAARFYKTRAIAREMIEGGKVHYNGQRSKPSKLVELDAELTLRQGNDERTVIITAISDQRRPATEAQALYAETAVSIEKREKLALARKMNALSMPHPDRRPDKKERRDLMKFKLSGDE from the coding sequence ATGAAAGAAAAAATCAGCGAAGGCGTGCGCCTCGACAAATGGCTGTGGGCGGCGCGCTTTTACAAAACCCGTGCCATCGCACGCGAGATGATTGAAGGCGGTAAGGTGCATTACAACGGCCAGCGCAGTAAACCCAGTAAGCTGGTGGAGCTGGATGCAGAGCTGACGCTACGTCAGGGCAATGATGAGCGCACCGTCATTATCACCGCCATCAGCGATCAGCGTCGCCCGGCCACTGAAGCCCAGGCGCTGTATGCTGAAACGGCTGTCAGCATTGAGAAACGGGAAAAGCTGGCGCTGGCACGCAAGATGAACGCGCTCAGTATGCCGCACCCGGATCGCCGCCCGGATAAGAAGGAGCGCCGCGATCTGATGAAATTTAAATTGTCGGGCGATGAATAA
- the mrcA gene encoding peptidoglycan glycosyltransferase/peptidoglycan DD-transpeptidase MrcA, with protein sequence MKFVKYLLILAVCCILLGAGSIYGLYKYIEPQLPDVNTLKDVRLQTPMQVYSADGELIAQYGEKRRVPLTLQQMPPELIKAFIATEDSRFYEHHGVDPVGIFRAASIALVSGHASQGASTITQQLARNFFLSPERTLMRKIKEAFLAIRIEQLLSKDEILELYLNKIYLGYRAYGVGAAAQVYFGKSVDQLSLSEMAMIAGLPKAPSTFNPLYSHQRALARRNVVLSRMLDQKYITQQQYDDARNTPLAASYHGPEIAFAAPYLSEMVRQEMVKRYGDSAYEDGYKVYTTVTRRLQEAAQQAVRNNVMAYDMRHGYRGPTNVLWKVGEASWDKTRIQNALKDLPLYGPLNPAVVTNVSNDEATAMLKDGSSVSLTMAGVRWARAYKSDMLQGPTPRSVSQVLQTGQQIWVRKVDNDWWLGQVPVVNSALVSLNPEDGAVRALVGGFDFNQSMFNRATQALRQVGSNIKPFLYTAAMDRGLTLASILNDVPISRWDAGAGTDWRPKNSPPTYDGPIRLRQGLGQSKNVVMVRAMRAMGVDYAAQYLQRFGFPAQNIMHTESLALGAASFTPMQVVRGYSVMANGGFLIDPYFITKIVNEQGTTVFEAKPKIACPQCNLPVIYGDTQKSLALNEESVENVAVSNQAQNQTVPQPELEQVPAQPQPAGDQQYAPHVINTPLSFLIKSALNTNIFGEPGWMGTGWRASRDLKRNDIGGKTGTTNSSKDAWFSGYGPGVVTSVWIGFDDSRALGRTTVSGAIPDQISGYEGGAKSAQPAWDAYMKIALDGVPDQPLTPPDGVVTVTIDRSTGKLANGGGNSRQEYFINGTQPTEYSVHDVGTTIMDNGQSHELF encoded by the coding sequence GTGAAGTTCGTAAAGTATTTATTAATCCTTGCAGTGTGTTGCATCTTGCTGGGAGCCGGCTCGATTTATGGTTTGTACAAATACATAGAGCCGCAGTTGCCCGACGTGAACACATTAAAAGATGTGCGCCTGCAAACCCCGATGCAGGTTTACAGTGCGGATGGCGAGCTTATCGCCCAGTACGGTGAAAAACGCCGTGTGCCGCTCACCCTGCAACAAATGCCGCCTGAGCTGATCAAAGCGTTCATTGCCACCGAAGATAGCCGTTTCTACGAGCATCATGGCGTTGATCCAGTGGGTATTTTCCGTGCTGCCAGCATTGCGCTGGTGTCCGGCCATGCCTCTCAGGGTGCCAGTACCATTACCCAGCAGCTCGCACGTAACTTCTTCCTCAGTCCGGAACGCACACTGATGCGTAAGATTAAGGAAGCGTTTCTGGCGATTCGCATCGAACAGCTGCTGAGCAAAGATGAAATTCTGGAGCTGTACCTCAATAAAATTTACCTCGGTTACCGCGCCTACGGCGTCGGTGCTGCCGCTCAGGTTTATTTTGGCAAGTCAGTCGATCAACTGTCGCTGAGTGAGATGGCGATGATTGCCGGTCTGCCGAAAGCGCCCTCCACTTTCAACCCGCTTTACTCGCACCAACGTGCGCTGGCGCGTCGTAACGTGGTGCTGTCGCGTATGCTGGATCAGAAATACATCACCCAGCAGCAGTATGACGACGCCCGTAACACCCCGCTGGCGGCCAGCTATCACGGCCCGGAAATCGCCTTTGCTGCACCTTATCTGAGTGAGATGGTGCGTCAGGAAATGGTGAAACGTTACGGTGACAGTGCCTACGAAGATGGTTACAAGGTCTACACCACCGTGACGCGTCGTTTACAGGAAGCGGCACAGCAGGCGGTACGCAATAACGTGATGGCGTATGACATGCGCCACGGTTATCGCGGCCCCACCAACGTGTTGTGGAAAGTGGGTGAAGCCAGTTGGGATAAAACCCGCATTCAGAATGCCCTGAAAGACCTGCCGCTGTATGGCCCACTTAACCCGGCGGTTGTCACCAACGTCAGCAATGATGAAGCCACTGCGATGCTGAAAGATGGCAGCAGCGTGTCACTGACGATGGCAGGTGTGCGCTGGGCGCGTGCTTACAAATCCGACATGCTGCAAGGCCCTACGCCGCGTAGCGTGTCGCAGGTGTTGCAAACGGGTCAGCAGATTTGGGTGCGCAAAGTCGACAACGACTGGTGGCTGGGTCAGGTACCTGTGGTGAACTCCGCACTGGTGTCGCTCAATCCTGAAGACGGTGCGGTTCGCGCGCTGGTGGGTGGTTTTGACTTTAATCAGAGCATGTTTAACCGCGCTACCCAGGCACTGCGTCAGGTCGGTTCCAACATTAAACCGTTCCTGTACACCGCAGCGATGGACCGTGGTCTGACACTGGCGTCAATTCTCAACGATGTCCCAATTTCTCGCTGGGATGCGGGTGCCGGCACCGACTGGCGACCGAAAAACTCGCCGCCAACCTATGACGGACCGATTCGTTTGCGCCAGGGCTTAGGCCAGTCGAAAAACGTGGTAATGGTGCGTGCCATGCGTGCGATGGGCGTTGATTACGCTGCACAGTATCTGCAACGTTTCGGCTTCCCGGCGCAGAATATTATGCATACCGAATCGCTGGCGCTGGGTGCAGCTTCGTTCACTCCAATGCAGGTGGTGCGCGGCTACTCAGTGATGGCAAACGGTGGTTTCCTGATTGATCCCTATTTCATCACCAAAATTGTGAATGAACAGGGGACCACGGTGTTTGAAGCCAAACCGAAGATCGCCTGCCCGCAGTGCAATCTGCCTGTGATTTATGGCGACACGCAGAAATCCCTCGCCCTGAACGAAGAAAGCGTTGAAAACGTTGCGGTGTCTAATCAGGCGCAAAACCAGACCGTGCCGCAGCCTGAGCTGGAGCAAGTACCCGCTCAGCCGCAACCGGCAGGCGACCAGCAGTATGCGCCGCATGTGATCAACACACCGCTGTCGTTCCTGATTAAAAGCGCCCTGAACACCAACATCTTTGGTGAACCGGGTTGGATGGGAACGGGCTGGCGCGCCAGTCGTGACCTGAAACGTAACGACATCGGTGGTAAAACCGGTACAACCAACAGCTCGAAAGACGCCTGGTTCTCCGGTTATGGTCCAGGTGTGGTGACCTCGGTCTGGATCGGCTTTGATGATTCACGCGCGCTGGGCCGCACCACCGTTTCCGGTGCTATCCCGGACCAGATTTCTGGCTATGAAGGTGGCGCGAAGAGTGCGCAACCGGCGTGGGATGCGTATATGAAAATCGCGCTGGATGGTGTGCCGGATCAACCGCTCACACCACCTGATGGCGTGGTGACAGTGACCATTGATCGCAGCACCGGCAAGTTAGCCAATGGCGGCGGTAATTCGCGTCAGGAGTATTTCATCAACGGCACCCAGCCGACGGAATACTCGGTGCATGACGTGGGCACCACCATCATGGACAACGGACAAAGTCACGAATTGTTCTGA
- a CDS encoding intracellular growth attenuator family protein: MSTIIIILAIVMACSMLAGIGYWYAMRHRPPLAKPLPFINPPYRKLTDEERAAVEKYIAALTKQRQQPAARPGKKQQEPEGLTLTAQSNNVYPVTRAITRYGLSTDDPQKWRYYLDAVEVHLPPLWEQYIADENYVELIRTQTMPLVISLNGHSLVNYVVEQPALPPLVRTMSTNASIRKEESENVELLRVRKETSEEYQLSRPDGTREAATICFAFLLFFLSLILPGSMMIWMVLLGSALIAVSLWFLYRFPGENGLREVHCLRGAPKRWGLFGESNQEQSNISLGIIDLIYPSHWQPYVAHDLGQVTDVDIYLNRQVVRQGRFLSLQDEVRNFPVQRWRKNLVLACGSLLVLVMLVSWIPLSMPIKLSLAWVKGTESLEVNSVDKLNAMPLHIGDSLKVSGTGMCSVPGNYQSNRSYAFMPFDCSAIYWNNATPLPQPQSDIIDKAAALLDTTTRQLHPETNTDPKLNPQLASAIQKSGMILLDDFSDLVLKTQDLCSQQQDCVRLKNALVNLGNAKDWDTLIHRADSGRLNGMNVLLRPVSAEALENLVNTATSTFFSRETRRAAENLNSPPPGGFLIISDEGRQLVNQPQPSVPLFDLDAPSQWRELQHMSGMLLHTPFTASGIITSITTDANGTRHIALHNEPDALAQWRYLGTALLMVVLAGCALINGLLAMRRVHRNRLRMAEIQQYYDKCFNHNLSTMQSVRSLF; this comes from the coding sequence ATGAGCACAATTATCATTATTTTGGCCATTGTGATGGCTTGCTCCATGCTCGCGGGCATAGGTTATTGGTACGCTATGCGGCATCGTCCGCCGTTGGCGAAACCTCTGCCGTTCATTAATCCGCCCTACCGAAAACTCACCGATGAAGAACGCGCTGCCGTTGAAAAGTATATTGCTGCCCTGACAAAACAGCGTCAGCAGCCCGCAGCCCGGCCAGGTAAAAAGCAGCAGGAACCGGAAGGCCTGACGCTGACCGCGCAAAGTAATAACGTCTACCCCGTCACCCGCGCTATCACCCGTTATGGTTTATCCACCGATGATCCACAAAAGTGGCGCTACTATCTGGATGCCGTCGAAGTTCATCTGCCACCGCTGTGGGAACAGTACATTGCCGATGAAAACTATGTTGAACTGATCCGCACTCAGACCATGCCACTGGTCATTTCACTCAATGGCCATTCCCTGGTGAATTACGTGGTCGAGCAACCCGCCCTGCCTCCGCTGGTGCGAACCATGTCGACCAACGCTTCGATTCGCAAAGAAGAGAGTGAAAACGTCGAGTTACTTCGCGTACGGAAAGAGACATCGGAAGAGTACCAACTGTCACGCCCCGATGGCACCCGCGAAGCCGCCACCATCTGTTTCGCCTTTTTGTTGTTCTTCCTCAGTCTGATATTACCCGGCAGCATGATGATCTGGATGGTTCTGCTGGGTAGCGCGTTGATCGCCGTCAGCCTGTGGTTCCTGTACCGTTTCCCTGGCGAAAATGGCCTGCGCGAGGTGCACTGCCTGCGCGGCGCACCGAAACGCTGGGGTTTGTTTGGTGAGTCAAATCAGGAACAGAGCAACATCTCGCTGGGCATTATCGATTTGATCTACCCGTCACACTGGCAGCCCTATGTAGCGCATGATTTAGGCCAGGTCACGGATGTCGATATTTACCTGAACCGTCAGGTGGTACGCCAGGGACGCTTTCTGTCGTTACAGGATGAAGTTCGTAACTTCCCGGTACAGCGCTGGCGCAAGAATCTGGTACTGGCCTGTGGTTCGCTACTGGTGTTGGTGATGTTGGTAAGCTGGATACCTCTCAGCATGCCGATCAAACTCAGCCTTGCCTGGGTCAAAGGCACCGAAAGCCTGGAAGTGAATAGCGTCGATAAACTCAATGCGATGCCACTGCATATTGGTGACAGCCTGAAGGTCAGCGGCACCGGCATGTGTTCTGTACCCGGCAACTATCAAAGCAATCGCAGCTACGCGTTTATGCCGTTCGACTGCTCCGCTATTTACTGGAACAACGCCACACCGCTGCCACAACCGCAGTCCGATATTATCGATAAAGCAGCCGCACTGCTCGACACCACCACACGTCAGCTGCATCCCGAAACCAATACCGATCCGAAACTGAATCCGCAGCTCGCCTCAGCCATTCAGAAATCGGGGATGATTTTGCTGGATGATTTCTCCGACCTGGTGTTAAAAACCCAGGACCTGTGCAGCCAGCAGCAGGATTGCGTGCGCCTGAAAAACGCGCTGGTCAATCTGGGTAATGCGAAAGATTGGGATACATTGATTCATCGTGCGGATTCCGGTCGCCTGAATGGCATGAACGTGTTGCTGCGCCCGGTTAGCGCTGAGGCGTTGGAAAACCTGGTTAACACCGCTACCTCCACCTTCTTCTCGCGTGAAACACGCCGCGCAGCGGAAAACCTTAACAGCCCGCCACCGGGTGGTTTTCTGATCATCAGCGATGAAGGTCGTCAGTTGGTCAATCAGCCACAGCCATCCGTTCCCTTGTTTGATCTGGATGCCCCCTCGCAATGGCGCGAGCTGCAACATATGTCCGGCATGCTGCTGCACACCCCCTTCACCGCCAGCGGCATCATTACCAGCATCACCACCGATGCCAATGGCACCCGTCATATCGCGCTGCATAATGAACCGGATGCCCTGGCGCAGTGGCGCTATCTCGGCACCGCCTTGTTGATGGTGGTCCTGGCCGGTTGCGCATTGATTAATGGGCTGCTGGCGATGCGTCGCGTCCATCGCAATCGCCTGCGGATGGCCGAGATTCAGCAATACTACGACAAATGTTTTAACCACAATCTCAGTACTATGCAGAGCGTGCGCTCACTGTTCTGA
- the pilM gene encoding type IV pilus biogenesis protein PilM translates to MAFQRWQIGLDIQNGKFCAVAIQRRRLGWQLRSWQQRTLPEDTLKNGVLQSSPALLAALKQWRCQLPGRYSLRVGLPPQLVLQRSLPLPDVTLREPALNRYVQASAQRLFPVEPASLALDYRASSASTQLCITAARREVITQWLEPLQQAGLQPDVFELNNLALAQVAWRLPLRHQQLLIHPLTDHWLWYLAGSTATSGASTEPLSLAYLQATFPEMESALSTTPMTGFTAVQPFSLLHYLQLPLPDNEGDYTLALGLALRPEDA, encoded by the coding sequence ATGGCTTTTCAGCGCTGGCAAATTGGCCTGGATATTCAGAATGGGAAATTTTGTGCGGTGGCGATCCAGCGCCGCCGCCTGGGTTGGCAGCTCAGGTCCTGGCAACAGCGGACGCTGCCTGAAGATACGTTGAAAAATGGCGTGCTCCAGTCATCCCCCGCGTTATTGGCGGCGCTGAAGCAGTGGCGATGTCAGTTGCCAGGTCGATATTCATTGCGCGTTGGCTTGCCGCCACAGCTGGTTTTGCAACGCTCGTTGCCGCTACCTGACGTCACGCTACGTGAACCGGCGCTAAATCGTTATGTTCAGGCATCGGCGCAGCGCTTATTCCCGGTAGAACCGGCATCGTTGGCTCTGGATTATCGTGCATCTTCCGCATCAACCCAGTTATGCATCACTGCGGCACGGCGTGAAGTGATCACGCAATGGCTCGAACCATTGCAGCAGGCCGGTTTGCAACCTGATGTGTTCGAATTAAACAACCTCGCACTGGCACAGGTGGCATGGCGTTTACCTTTGCGTCATCAGCAATTATTGATTCACCCATTAACCGACCACTGGCTGTGGTATCTGGCAGGCTCTACGGCTACTTCGGGGGCGAGTACGGAACCCCTCTCTCTGGCGTATTTGCAAGCGACATTTCCAGAGATGGAGTCCGCGTTAAGTACCACACCCATGACGGGATTCACCGCGGTTCAACCCTTTTCGCTGCTGCATTATTTGCAGTTACCCCTCCCGGACAACGAAGGGGATTACACTCTCGCACTCGGTCTGGCATTACGCCCGGAGGATGCCTGA
- the nudE gene encoding ADP compounds hydrolase NudE yields MKTPQKKPDILNVETVARSRLFTIEAVDLAFSNGARRVYERMKPSEREAVMIVPILGDDVILIQEYAVGLESYELGFPKGLIDPGENAFEAADRELKEEAGFGAAKLETLGKLTMAPSYFSSKMNIVVAEGLYEEKLEGDEPEPLIVRRWPLNNLLALLDEPDFREARNVSALFMVREWLVKQGRLTY; encoded by the coding sequence ATGAAAACTCCACAGAAAAAACCTGACATCCTCAACGTCGAGACGGTGGCTCGCTCCCGGTTATTTACCATTGAAGCTGTCGATCTCGCTTTCAGTAATGGCGCGCGGCGGGTGTATGAACGGATGAAACCGTCCGAACGCGAGGCGGTGATGATTGTGCCGATTCTTGGCGATGACGTAATCCTGATTCAGGAATATGCCGTTGGACTGGAAAGCTATGAGTTGGGATTCCCCAAAGGGTTGATTGATCCCGGTGAAAACGCGTTTGAAGCGGCGGATCGCGAGTTAAAAGAAGAAGCGGGGTTCGGTGCCGCTAAACTGGAAACGCTTGGCAAACTGACCATGGCGCCCTCTTATTTCTCCAGCAAAATGAACATTGTGGTGGCGGAAGGCTTGTATGAAGAAAAGCTGGAAGGGGATGAACCTGAGCCGTTGATTGTGCGTCGCTGGCCGCTGAATAATCTGCTGGCGTTGCTTGATGAGCCTGATTTTCGCGAAGCCCGTAATGTCAGCGCGCTGTTTATGGTGCGCGAGTGGCTGGTGAAGCAGGGGCGTTTGACTTATTGA